One Roseiconus lacunae genomic region harbors:
- a CDS encoding sodium:solute symporter family protein, whose product MESLNHPGLPQLIIIIIYLAILLILGLSSGRLFKGTKEDYQVASHSIGPFLLLMSIFGTTMTAFALVGSSGEAFKEGIGVYGMLASSSGIIHSLCFFLIGVKVWKFARRHKYTTQIEFFRDRLDSDFIGLLLFPILVGLVVPYLLIGVISAGSVVQSLTAGLAPDLFPALNPAGEPIMALHGGIPPWMGSLVICVVVLVYVFFGGMRGTTWANTLQTIVFMILGVVTFYVIANRLGGQDGLMANLQVLADSVPTEKLTRMEMSKTKFFTYLLIPLSVGMFPHLFQHWMTAKSANTFKVPVICHPLFIMIVWVPCVLVGVWATGDLIPPKPPLPNNPNTVLPFLVKTQTGKVLGGLLAAGILAAIMSSLDSQFLCLGTIFTNDILTHYKGKENVTDAQQVLYTRLFIIAIVAVTYGLGLLDPKSVFAMGVWCFSGFSALFPIVFAALYWRGLSAAGAIAGVLAAIASWGYMFYQALEQDALRTYVLKLPLGGEEYELMPVVAMLASSLITMVVVSLITPKPNEATLKKFFA is encoded by the coding sequence ATGGAATCGTTAAACCATCCTGGCTTGCCACAGTTGATCATCATCATCATCTATTTGGCAATCCTGCTGATCTTAGGACTTTCTTCGGGACGCCTTTTCAAGGGTACGAAAGAGGACTACCAAGTTGCCAGCCATTCGATCGGCCCATTCCTGTTGCTCATGAGCATCTTTGGAACGACGATGACCGCGTTCGCCTTGGTCGGCAGCAGCGGTGAAGCCTTCAAAGAGGGCATCGGCGTCTATGGAATGTTGGCCAGCAGCAGTGGAATTATTCACTCGCTTTGCTTCTTCCTAATCGGTGTCAAGGTTTGGAAGTTTGCCCGGCGTCACAAATACACCACCCAAATCGAATTCTTCCGCGATCGATTGGATAGCGATTTTATCGGGCTGCTACTGTTTCCGATTCTGGTCGGTTTGGTCGTTCCGTACCTGCTGATCGGCGTGATCAGTGCCGGTTCCGTCGTTCAATCGCTGACCGCCGGATTGGCCCCCGATTTATTTCCGGCGCTCAATCCCGCGGGCGAACCGATCATGGCGCTGCACGGTGGAATCCCGCCATGGATGGGATCGCTAGTTATCTGTGTGGTCGTGCTGGTGTACGTCTTCTTCGGCGGAATGCGTGGGACGACCTGGGCAAACACACTGCAAACGATCGTATTTATGATCTTAGGCGTCGTGACGTTTTACGTCATCGCAAATCGCTTGGGTGGACAAGATGGCCTGATGGCGAACTTGCAAGTCCTCGCCGATTCGGTACCAACCGAAAAGCTCACTCGAATGGAGATGAGCAAAACTAAATTCTTCACTTATCTGCTGATCCCGTTGTCGGTCGGGATGTTTCCGCACCTGTTCCAACACTGGATGACAGCTAAGAGCGCCAATACGTTTAAAGTTCCGGTGATTTGTCACCCGCTTTTCATCATGATTGTCTGGGTACCCTGTGTATTGGTCGGCGTCTGGGCGACCGGAGATCTGATTCCTCCGAAGCCACCGTTACCAAACAATCCCAACACGGTCCTGCCGTTCTTGGTGAAAACACAGACCGGAAAAGTGCTCGGCGGTCTGCTGGCAGCCGGAATCTTGGCGGCCATCATGAGTAGCCTCGACAGTCAGTTTCTTTGTCTGGGCACCATCTTCACCAACGACATATTGACGCACTATAAAGGCAAAGAGAACGTTACCGATGCCCAACAGGTGCTCTACACTCGTCTGTTCATCATCGCAATTGTGGCGGTCACTTACGGACTCGGGTTACTTGACCCGAAAAGCGTCTTTGCGATGGGCGTTTGGTGTTTCAGCGGTTTCAGCGCGTTGTTCCCAATCGTCTTTGCGGCGCTTTATTGGCGTGGCCTGTCAGCCGCCGGTGCGATCGCCGGCGTTTTGGCCGCGATCGCAAGCTGGGGCTACATGTTCTACCAAGCACTCGAGCAAGACGCCCTTCGCACTTATGTTTTGAAACTGCCTCTTGGCGGCGAAGAGTATGAGCTAATGCCGGTCGTTGCGATGCTCGCCAGCTCGCTGATCACAATGGTGGTCGTCTCCTTGATCACCCCCAAGCCTAACGAAGCGACCCTGAAGAAATTCTTCGCCTAG
- a CDS encoding DUF1569 domain-containing protein, with amino-acid sequence MSTSHRKLHFDRLEEAVAEVERLAKVPVQTTGNFTFPQIVEHLATAFDISSGHQTPPPVPWLIRVVAPLMAKRAAHRPMKPGLKLPQKAQAFFWRDAEQLEDALSQFRTAYERYRSIDTLPRHPLFGNLSREDNEQLQCRHMELHLGFVHPQ; translated from the coding sequence ATGTCTACGTCTCATCGAAAGCTACATTTTGATCGTCTTGAAGAAGCGGTCGCCGAAGTCGAGCGTCTTGCAAAGGTCCCTGTTCAAACGACGGGGAACTTTACTTTTCCGCAAATCGTCGAACACTTAGCGACCGCATTCGACATCTCATCGGGGCATCAAACGCCGCCACCGGTGCCGTGGTTGATCCGCGTCGTTGCTCCGTTGATGGCCAAACGCGCCGCTCATCGTCCGATGAAACCGGGGCTCAAATTACCGCAAAAGGCGCAAGCATTTTTTTGGCGTGACGCAGAGCAGCTCGAAGACGCGCTTTCACAATTTCGAACCGCTTATGAGCGTTATCGTTCGATCGACACGCTGCCGCGGCATCCCTTGTTCGGTAACCTCTCGCGAGAAGATAACGAGCAGTTGCAGTGCCGCCACATGGAACTGCACCTTGGGTTCGTGCACCCGCAGTAA
- a CDS encoding alpha/beta hydrolase-fold protein codes for MRSLFQIAAILVIAVPAIASNETDRQVNPDVPRGTVTTGVFDRSEIYPGTTRNFSVYVPAQYDSTKPANLMVFMDGRNYVRPGGPFRVPTVLDNLIAQEAIPTTIAVFVDPGTLSATKNGAKNRSNRSFEYDAMSDRYAKFLIDEFLPVALKDLNVSSSPLDRAVCGISSGAICAFTVAWHRPDQFGNVLSHIGSYTNIRGGIVYPGLVRKTHQSPKPIKVYLQEGVDDLDNVHGDWPLANHDLAAALQFAGYQYKLEMTEGGHSAKWAGEVLPGAIRWLWDEDAESTKIPSTATKPKWEPHPDAIRQAGVPEGTVEVMSPWESKVFPGMVRDWAIYVPAQYDPKTPAALMVFQDGERMRKIDGRWRIPIVFDNLIARGEMPPTIAVFLNPGHDQSKPRQRNRSSNRGFEYDSLGDRYARFLTEEILPVVEQKYNVSSDPQRRAIGGSSSGAICAFTVAWNRPDQFGKVYSNVGSFTHLRGGNIYPGLVRKTEPKPIRVYMADTSGDVDNAFGSWPWANQRMASALKYMGYDVRFDWAEGYAHNADYGSSCFPDAMAWLWRNETHQPVVDTSDDLGGDYPLLRLLIPGEGWEIVAKDLGFADAPCADAEGNFYYSDMRAPAVYRVDAGDGQQTKIADVPVSGLMFGPDGLLYGCQGSKRQVVAIDPENGTTKTVASDLRPNDLAITKDGTLFVTETPTSRVLRINPGNGEVVIADEGINKPNGIALTADGGTLAVSDYGGDRTWTFRVNADQSLDAKMPTMPMRVPIDPEGEFNFNEPPPRQATAKGDGMAIDRAGRFYVTSELGVQVFDPSGRPCGVLPKPDPSKPLTSCVLAGEGHRYLYVTNGKTIYRRLVNADSNKPVAIP; via the coding sequence ATGCGAAGCCTGTTTCAGATAGCGGCGATCCTGGTGATCGCCGTTCCCGCCATCGCGTCCAACGAGACCGACCGTCAGGTCAACCCGGATGTCCCCCGAGGTACGGTCACGACTGGCGTCTTTGATCGTAGTGAAATTTACCCCGGGACGACCCGCAATTTTAGCGTTTACGTTCCTGCTCAATATGATTCGACAAAGCCAGCCAATTTGATGGTGTTTATGGATGGGCGAAATTATGTTCGCCCCGGCGGACCCTTTCGTGTCCCCACGGTCCTGGACAACCTGATCGCCCAAGAAGCGATCCCAACGACGATCGCTGTCTTTGTCGATCCCGGGACCCTATCGGCGACGAAAAATGGAGCGAAGAACCGTAGCAATCGTTCTTTCGAATATGACGCGATGAGCGATCGCTATGCGAAATTCCTTATTGACGAGTTTTTGCCTGTCGCCCTGAAGGATTTGAATGTTTCGTCGTCGCCGCTGGATCGTGCCGTCTGCGGAATCTCCTCCGGCGCCATCTGCGCCTTCACGGTAGCTTGGCACCGCCCCGATCAATTTGGAAACGTCCTCAGTCACATCGGGAGCTACACCAACATTCGTGGTGGAATTGTCTATCCGGGGCTTGTTCGCAAGACTCACCAATCACCGAAACCGATCAAGGTCTACCTACAGGAAGGCGTCGATGATTTGGATAACGTTCATGGTGATTGGCCGTTGGCGAACCACGACCTCGCTGCCGCACTGCAGTTCGCCGGGTACCAATACAAATTGGAGATGACCGAGGGTGGCCACAGTGCGAAGTGGGCCGGCGAAGTGTTGCCCGGGGCGATTCGTTGGCTCTGGGACGAGGACGCAGAATCCACCAAGATTCCTTCCACGGCGACGAAGCCCAAGTGGGAACCTCATCCCGATGCGATTCGCCAAGCGGGCGTTCCCGAAGGAACCGTTGAAGTCATGTCGCCATGGGAATCGAAAGTCTTTCCAGGAATGGTTCGTGACTGGGCGATTTACGTGCCCGCACAGTATGATCCGAAGACACCGGCCGCGCTGATGGTCTTTCAAGATGGCGAACGCATGCGCAAAATTGACGGTCGCTGGCGAATTCCGATTGTGTTCGACAATCTGATCGCGCGGGGGGAGATGCCACCGACGATCGCTGTGTTCTTGAACCCAGGGCACGATCAATCGAAGCCTCGCCAACGCAACCGTAGCAGCAATCGCGGTTTTGAATACGACAGTCTCGGCGACCGATACGCTCGGTTTCTGACCGAGGAGATTCTTCCGGTGGTCGAGCAAAAGTACAACGTCTCTTCGGATCCTCAGCGGCGAGCGATTGGTGGTTCCAGCAGTGGCGCGATCTGTGCATTCACCGTCGCCTGGAATCGTCCCGATCAATTCGGAAAGGTTTATTCCAACGTCGGTAGCTTTACGCATTTGCGCGGCGGAAATATCTATCCCGGTCTGGTTCGCAAGACGGAGCCCAAGCCGATTCGGGTCTACATGGCCGATACCAGTGGTGACGTCGACAACGCATTCGGAAGTTGGCCGTGGGCGAATCAGCGAATGGCGTCGGCTCTAAAGTACATGGGATACGATGTTCGCTTCGATTGGGCGGAAGGCTATGCACACAATGCTGACTATGGTAGCAGTTGCTTTCCCGATGCGATGGCATGGCTCTGGCGAAACGAAACTCATCAACCGGTGGTCGATACCAGCGACGATCTTGGCGGAGATTATCCGTTGTTACGATTGTTGATTCCCGGCGAAGGCTGGGAGATCGTTGCCAAAGATCTGGGCTTTGCCGACGCACCGTGTGCGGATGCCGAGGGGAATTTTTACTACAGCGACATGCGGGCTCCGGCGGTCTATCGGGTCGACGCTGGTGACGGGCAGCAAACTAAAATCGCGGACGTACCGGTTAGCGGTCTGATGTTTGGCCCAGATGGCTTGCTATATGGATGCCAAGGATCGAAACGTCAGGTTGTCGCGATTGATCCGGAAAATGGAACTACCAAAACGGTCGCTTCCGATTTGCGCCCCAACGATCTTGCAATTACAAAGGACGGAACTCTGTTTGTCACCGAAACGCCGACCAGTCGAGTCCTGCGAATCAATCCGGGAAATGGAGAAGTCGTCATTGCCGACGAAGGAATTAACAAACCGAATGGCATCGCGCTGACGGCCGATGGGGGAACCTTGGCGGTTTCTGACTACGGAGGTGATCGGACGTGGACTTTTCGCGTCAATGCCGATCAATCGCTCGACGCCAAGATGCCAACGATGCCGATGCGAGTTCCCATCGATCCAGAAGGCGAGTTTAATTTCAACGAGCCTCCTCCGCGTCAGGCAACCGCAAAAGGCGATGGCATGGCGATCGATCGAGCCGGTCGGTTTTATGTGACCAGTGAACTCGGCGTACAAGTTTTCGACCCTAGCGGACGGCCTTGTGGTGTGTTGCCGAAGCCCGATCCGTCAAAGCCGCTGACCAGTTGTGTGTTGGCAGGTGAGGGCCATCGCTATCTGTATGTGACCAATGGCAAAACGATTTATCGGCGGTTGGTCAACGCGGACTCGAACAAGCCAGTCGCCATACCATAG
- a CDS encoding DUF6702 family protein, translating to MITGVLLPFAFCSALLLHPVHETYAELEWNADSRSCEVALRIHVLDEQWMRRSIDAEINSNWQADYLRKHVYFDRKIVKGDDGKEVATGKPIQWIGRKVEGAHAWWFFEVECKDSEPPKSVDNRLLFDREANYQHRVVVLGQKDDTGKSPSGVITLRHPSLKLSLGAPH from the coding sequence GTGATCACCGGAGTGCTGTTGCCGTTTGCTTTTTGTTCGGCCTTGTTACTGCATCCGGTTCATGAAACCTATGCGGAACTTGAGTGGAATGCGGATAGTCGTTCTTGTGAAGTTGCCTTGCGGATTCATGTTCTCGACGAGCAGTGGATGCGACGAAGTATCGACGCCGAAATCAACTCGAACTGGCAGGCGGACTACTTACGGAAGCACGTCTACTTTGATCGAAAGATCGTCAAGGGTGATGACGGCAAGGAAGTCGCGACCGGGAAACCGATTCAGTGGATTGGCCGAAAGGTTGAAGGCGCCCATGCGTGGTGGTTCTTCGAAGTCGAATGCAAAGACAGCGAGCCACCAAAGTCTGTTGACAACCGATTGCTGTTTGACCGCGAGGCGAACTACCAGCACCGTGTGGTGGTCTTGGGCCAAAAGGATGACACCGGTAAGAGTCCCTCCGGTGTGATCACGCTGCGCCATCCGAGCCTAAAACTGTCGCTCGGTGCCCCGCATTGA
- a CDS encoding M1 family metallopeptidase has protein sequence MTQSPEAANPKHSDPYDPFAQLDPWWPTPTDTRIASGAPGPGYWQQRADYEIDVTLDDENQRIVGKEKIHYHNQSPHTLSYIWVQLDQNRFRPGSDALTTTTAPSLAPRISFQSMKSILAAQVFDGGYKITAVTDAAGEALNYTDVGTMMRINLPEPLAPGKSVSFGIEYSYNIVDSKTIRARAGKEFFEADENYIYEIAQWFPRVASYTDFGAWQHKAFLGRGEFTLELGDYVVRITAPKEMVIASTGTLTNPDDVLKPEWKERLAAAKQSTKPKFIVTPEEAKKNESVRGDETKTWEFKADNVRDFAFAGSRKFIWDAMGVKVGSQTVMAMSYYPNEAEPLWSQYSTESIAHTLEVYGRYSFEYPYPVAISVNGPVYGMEYPMICFNGPRPEEDGTYSKATKYGLISVIIHEVGHNFFPMIVNSDERQWTWMDEGLNTFLQYLAEQEWEENYPSRRGEPEKIVGYMRGGNQRPIMTGSEEILQFGSNAYAKPATALNILRETILGRELFDEAFREYARRWKFKRPTPSDFFRTMEDASGTDLDWFWRGWFYSTKHVDIGITDVQLYQIDAGDPDEAAERQRQEKDQEEPSISEVRNKDLRRRIEWQPGLKDFYNSPDFDELKVEEDDRKAFQRFLDGLDSDERAMLRRTTNFYVVDFSNHGGLVMPIILRVHYADSTSELMTMPAQIWRYNSKRIKKLIASDKEIVRMELDPQRQTADVDTSNNHWPEKLVPSRFKLFKSDKSKNPMQKANARKKSEQKNDEKTEAKPTEKPDAKKAEAAK, from the coding sequence ATGACGCAATCACCCGAAGCAGCCAACCCAAAGCACAGTGATCCGTACGATCCATTCGCACAACTGGATCCCTGGTGGCCGACTCCGACGGACACTCGTATCGCGTCTGGGGCACCGGGGCCAGGCTATTGGCAACAACGGGCTGATTATGAAATCGATGTGACACTCGATGATGAAAATCAGCGGATCGTTGGCAAGGAGAAAATCCACTACCACAACCAATCACCGCACACGCTGTCTTACATCTGGGTGCAGTTGGATCAAAACCGATTTCGACCTGGGTCGGATGCATTGACCACCACAACGGCTCCGTCGCTCGCCCCACGGATTTCGTTTCAGTCGATGAAGTCGATCCTCGCGGCACAGGTTTTTGACGGTGGATACAAAATCACCGCGGTCACTGATGCGGCGGGGGAAGCATTAAACTACACCGACGTTGGCACGATGATGCGAATCAACTTGCCAGAGCCGCTCGCACCTGGAAAGTCGGTCTCGTTCGGTATCGAGTACTCCTATAACATCGTCGATTCAAAAACCATTCGGGCCCGCGCCGGTAAAGAATTCTTCGAAGCGGACGAGAACTACATTTACGAGATCGCGCAGTGGTTTCCACGTGTGGCATCGTACACCGACTTCGGGGCGTGGCAGCACAAGGCTTTCTTGGGACGCGGTGAGTTCACACTTGAGCTTGGCGATTACGTCGTTCGGATCACCGCGCCGAAAGAGATGGTGATCGCATCGACGGGAACCTTGACCAATCCCGATGACGTTCTCAAGCCCGAATGGAAAGAACGCTTGGCTGCCGCAAAGCAGTCGACTAAGCCGAAGTTCATCGTCACCCCCGAGGAGGCGAAGAAGAACGAAAGCGTTCGCGGTGATGAAACGAAGACCTGGGAATTCAAAGCCGACAACGTCCGCGACTTTGCTTTTGCCGGCAGTCGTAAATTTATCTGGGACGCGATGGGGGTGAAGGTTGGCTCGCAAACGGTGATGGCGATGTCGTACTATCCCAACGAAGCGGAGCCACTTTGGAGTCAATATTCGACCGAATCGATCGCTCACACCTTGGAAGTCTACGGACGCTACTCTTTCGAATACCCCTATCCGGTTGCGATCAGTGTCAACGGTCCGGTGTATGGAATGGAATACCCGATGATCTGCTTTAACGGGCCTCGCCCGGAAGAGGACGGGACCTATAGCAAGGCAACCAAGTACGGCTTGATCTCAGTGATCATTCACGAAGTCGGGCACAATTTCTTTCCTATGATCGTCAACAGCGATGAACGCCAGTGGACCTGGATGGACGAAGGTCTGAACACGTTCTTGCAATATCTGGCCGAGCAAGAATGGGAAGAAAACTATCCATCGCGACGTGGCGAACCGGAAAAAATCGTCGGCTACATGCGTGGAGGAAACCAACGTCCGATCATGACCGGTAGCGAAGAAATTTTGCAGTTCGGAAGCAACGCGTACGCCAAACCCGCGACCGCCCTGAACATCCTGCGTGAAACGATCCTGGGGCGAGAACTGTTTGACGAAGCCTTCCGTGAATATGCCCGCCGGTGGAAGTTTAAACGACCAACCCCCAGTGATTTCTTTCGCACAATGGAAGACGCATCGGGGACCGATTTGGACTGGTTCTGGCGTGGTTGGTTTTACTCGACCAAACATGTGGATATCGGAATCACCGATGTGCAGCTTTATCAAATCGACGCAGGCGACCCCGACGAAGCTGCCGAGCGACAACGCCAAGAGAAAGACCAAGAAGAACCTTCGATTTCTGAGGTCCGAAATAAGGACCTCCGCCGACGAATCGAATGGCAACCCGGTTTGAAAGACTTTTACAACAGTCCAGACTTTGACGAATTAAAGGTCGAAGAAGACGATCGTAAGGCGTTCCAAAGATTTCTCGACGGACTCGATAGCGACGAACGAGCAATGCTTCGCCGAACGACCAATTTCTATGTCGTCGATTTCAGTAACCATGGTGGTTTGGTAATGCCGATCATCCTGCGAGTTCACTATGCCGATAGCACGAGTGAACTGATGACGATGCCGGCACAAATCTGGCGTTACAACAGCAAGCGGATCAAGAAGTTGATCGCTTCGGACAAAGAAATCGTGCGGATGGAATTGGACCCACAGCGGCAGACAGCTGACGTGGATACTAGCAACAATCATTGGCCTGAAAAGTTAGTGCCCAGCCGCTTCAAATTGTTCAAAAGCGACAAGAGCAAAAACCCAATGCAAAAGGCTAACGCTCGAAAGAAGTCGGAACAAAAAAACGACGAAAAGACGGAAGCAAAACCGACCGAAAAGCCTGACGCAAAGAAAGCAGAGGCCGCCAAGTGA
- the rph gene encoding ribonuclease PH — protein sequence MSGIPMRQPDQLRPVEIQIGYLEHHPASVLYKSGKTVVLCTASVEPSVPPWLEGKGKGWVTAEYNMLPGSTVPRKRRERSKVDGRTTEIQRLIGRSLRAVVDLEALGERSIVVDCDVLQADGGTRTASITGGFIALAKAIKNELPNSKIGPEGPLRDSIAAISVGVVDGVVRLDLDYELDYAADVDMNVVMTGSGQFVEIQGTGEEATFSDGELASMIQLAKSGIAELTSEQQNALA from the coding sequence ATGTCAGGAATCCCAATGCGTCAGCCCGATCAACTCCGTCCCGTCGAGATTCAAATCGGGTATTTGGAGCATCATCCCGCCAGCGTGCTGTACAAATCCGGAAAGACGGTCGTGTTGTGCACTGCCTCGGTTGAACCGAGTGTCCCTCCGTGGTTGGAAGGAAAAGGGAAAGGCTGGGTGACGGCCGAATACAACATGCTGCCAGGCAGCACGGTGCCTCGGAAGCGACGTGAACGCAGTAAAGTCGACGGCAGAACGACCGAGATCCAGCGTCTGATCGGCCGTTCCCTGCGCGCCGTCGTCGATTTGGAAGCACTCGGCGAACGTTCGATCGTCGTCGACTGCGATGTCTTGCAAGCCGACGGGGGGACACGCACCGCTTCGATTACCGGTGGTTTCATTGCCCTGGCCAAGGCCATCAAAAATGAGTTGCCAAATTCAAAAATCGGCCCCGAGGGCCCGCTCCGTGATTCGATCGCCGCGATCAGTGTCGGCGTTGTCGACGGCGTGGTGCGTTTGGATTTGGATTACGAACTCGACTACGCCGCCGATGTCGACATGAACGTCGTGATGACCGGCAGCGGCCAATTTGTCGAGATCCAAGGGACAGGCGAGGAAGCAACGTTCAGTGACGGCGAACTCGCTTCGATGATTCAGTTGGCCAAAAGCGGCATCGCTGAATTGACCTCCGAGCAACAAAACGCCCTCGCTTGA
- a CDS encoding L-threonylcarbamoyladenylate synthase has product MADSKIVVPTDATIAAAAQALAAGKLIGVPTETVYGLAADATNQLAVERIFQAKGRPANNPLIAHFANADQARRWINVDDDATITWQWNLATTFWPGPLTVVAPLRGSVAPAVTAGAETLAVRVPNHPVMQSLLESFALPIAAPSANRSNYVSPTQANHVATAFGDSIEMVLDGGPCDFGVESTIIRLTPTVPQLLRPGGISTEQLVSVFGDIELIRHQAPASPSANTDSAGVEPASLAPLPSPGLMRKHYSPQTRLIKASEFDLGKMNPAKVARLYFTPQPQSDRPIAFGWIRVLSPTGDLNEVARHLFAAIREADQLPCELIVIDECSNAGIGRAIMDRVHRAAT; this is encoded by the coding sequence ATGGCTGATTCGAAAATCGTTGTCCCCACCGACGCGACGATTGCTGCTGCGGCTCAGGCGTTAGCGGCTGGGAAATTGATCGGCGTGCCGACGGAAACCGTCTATGGCCTGGCCGCCGATGCGACCAACCAGCTCGCCGTCGAGCGGATCTTCCAAGCCAAAGGACGCCCGGCAAACAATCCTCTCATCGCACATTTTGCGAACGCCGACCAAGCCCGTCGCTGGATCAATGTCGACGACGACGCAACGATCACGTGGCAATGGAACCTGGCAACAACATTCTGGCCAGGGCCGTTAACCGTGGTCGCGCCGCTCCGTGGCTCCGTCGCCCCCGCGGTAACTGCCGGTGCGGAGACCTTGGCCGTGCGAGTCCCCAATCACCCAGTCATGCAATCGCTGCTGGAATCCTTTGCCTTGCCGATCGCCGCCCCGAGCGCGAACCGATCGAATTATGTCAGTCCGACACAAGCCAATCATGTCGCGACGGCGTTTGGTGATTCCATCGAAATGGTGCTCGACGGAGGCCCTTGTGACTTTGGAGTCGAATCCACCATCATTCGACTAACCCCGACGGTACCACAACTACTACGCCCGGGTGGGATTTCAACAGAGCAGTTGGTCAGCGTCTTTGGTGACATCGAACTCATTCGCCATCAAGCCCCCGCGTCCCCGTCGGCGAACACCGACTCCGCGGGCGTTGAACCGGCTTCACTGGCTCCATTGCCATCGCCGGGATTGATGCGCAAGCACTACTCTCCTCAAACGCGATTGATCAAAGCGAGCGAATTCGATCTTGGAAAAATGAATCCGGCCAAGGTCGCTCGCCTGTATTTTACGCCGCAGCCGCAGTCGGATCGCCCCATCGCGTTCGGATGGATCAGAGTGCTAAGCCCGACCGGAGATTTGAACGAAGTCGCGAGACATCTTTTTGCGGCGATCCGCGAGGCCGACCAATTGCCGTGCGAGCTAATCGTTATCGACGAATGCTCTAATGCAGGCATTGGACGTGCCATCATGGATCGCGTTCATCGCGCCGCGACTTAA